Within the Nocardioides humi genome, the region CCAAGCTGTTCGGGACGACCTTCGAGTTCGCCGACGTCAAGGAGCTGCTGGCCAAAGCCAACGAGGAGAAGTCCGGCGACCGCCAGGCGGGCATCGCCGCCGGCAGCGCCGCCGAGCGGGTCGCCGCCCGCTACGTCCTCGCGGAGGTGCCGCTCTCGGTGATCCGCGAGAACCCGGCCGTGCCGTACGACGAGGACGAGGTGACCCGGGTCATCGACGACGGCATCAACGAGGCCATCTACGACGAGGTCAAGGGCTGGACGATGGGCGACTTCCGGGAGTGGCTCCTGGACGACCACACCACCGGCGACATGATCCGCCGGGTCAGCAACGCGCTGACCGGCGAGATGGTCGCCGGGGTGACCAAGCTGATGTCCAACCTGGACCTGATCCACGCGGCGGGCAAGATCCAGGTGACCGCCCACTGCAACAACACGATCGGGCTGCGGGGCACCCTGGCCTCCCGCAACCAGCCCAACCACCCCACCGACTCGGTCGAGGGCATCCGCGCCACCCTCTACGAGGGCCTGTCGTTCGGCTCCGGCGACAGCGTGATCGGCATCAACCCCTCCGACGACAGCGTCGGCAGCGTGGCCCGGCTGCTGGAGATGACCTACGACGTCATCCAGAAGTGGGAGATCCCCACCCAGAACTGCGTGCTGGCCCACGTCACCACGCAGATGGAGGCGATGCGCCAGGGGGCACCGGTCGGCCTGGTCTTCCAGAGCCTGGCCGGATCGCAGAAGGCGATGGAGGCGTTCGGGGTCGGCGTCGCGATGATCGACGAGGCCTACGCGATGGCGCAGAAGCACTGCTGGACCGCGGGACCCAACTACCTGTACTTCGAGACCGGTCAGGGCACGGCGCTGTCGGCCGACGCCCACTACGGCGCCGACCAGCTCGTGATGGAGGCCCGGATCTACGGCATGGCCCGGCGCTGGAAGCCGTTCCAGGTCAACACCGTCGTCGGCTTCATCGGGCCGGAGTACCTCTACGACGCGGTGCAGATCACCCGCGCCGGGCTCGAGGACCACTTCATGGGCAAGCTCACCGGCATCTCCATGGGCTGCGACGCCTGCTACACCAACCACGCGAAGGCCACTCAGAACGACATCGAGAACCTCGCCGTGCTGCTCTCGGCGGCCGGCTGCAACTACTTCATGGGGGTGCCGATGGGCGACGACGCGATGCTGTCGTACCAGTGCACCAGCTACCACGACGCGCCGAGCCTGCGCCAGACCCTCGGCCTGCGTCCCCTGCCCGAGTTCGAGGCCTGGATGGAGGGCCTGGGGCTGATCCGCGACGGCCGCCTGACCGACCAGGCCGGCGACGCGTCCTTCTTCCTGGCGAGGTGAGACCACGATGACCAGCACCGACCCATCGGCCACTGCCGACATCGACGCCCTCGTCCGCGCCGTGCTCCGCGAGCTCGGCCACGCCGGCGGCGCTCCCCTGGCCGCCGAGGCGCCGGCCGCCGGGCCGGCCGCCGCGGCGGCCACCGGGCCCGAGGAGCTCGTCATCGACCTCCCGGACCCCACCGAAGAGAGCGCGCGCCGCAGGATCGGCGTCGAGGATCCCGCGGACCCCGAGGGACTGCGCAACCTGTGCGCGGCGACGACCGCGCGGCTGGGCGTCGGCCGCGCCGGGCCGCGACCGCGGACGGCGTCCCTGCTCCTCTTCGAGGCCGACCACGGCGTCACCCAGGACGCCATCTACGGCGAGGTGCCCGAGGAGCTCAAGGAGCGGATGGGCCTGTTCACGGTCCGGACCCAGGTGAGCGACCGCGGCGAGTACCTGCTGCGGCCCGACCTCGGCCGGCGGCTCTCGCCGGAGGCGCGGGCGACGATCGAGGAGCGGTGCACCAAGCACCCGGACGTGCAGATCTGTGTGGGTGACGGCCTCTCGGCGGCCGCGATCGAGAACAACCTCCCCGACATCTACCCGGTCATCGAGCAGGGGCTGCGCGCGGCCGGGCTGAGCGTGGGCACGCCGTTCTTCATCGAGAACTGCCGGGTCGGCGTGATGAACGAGGTCAACACCATCATCGACGCCCGGCTCGTGCTGCTCCTCATCGGCGAGCGCCCCGGCCTCGGCATCGCCGACGCCCTGAGCGCCTACATGGGCTTCCACCCGGAGCCCGGCAAGACCGACGCCGAGCGCGACCTGGTCTGCATGATCACCGTCAACGGCGGCACCAACCCGCTCGAGGCGGGCGCCTACGTCGTGGAGCTCGTCGAGAAGACGCTCCAGTACGGCGCCAGCGGCGTCGAGCTCCGTCAACGGTCCGCGACGACCGCCTAGCCACCATCGAAGAAGGAGGAACCACCCATGGGCGTCCTCGACCCGGTCAAGCCGACCATCCTCGCGGCCCGGCTGATCCCGAACGTGCACCCCGGCTTCGCCGCGAAGCTGGACCTGAAGCCCGAGCACCGCAGCCTCGCGCTGGTGACCTGCGACATCGACGACTCGCTGTACGTCTCGCTCGACGAGGCGACCAAGAAGGCGGACGTCGAGGTGGTCTACGCGCACAGCTTCTACGCCGGATCCGGCTACCCGTCCGGACCGCTGTCCGGCGAGATCATCGGGATCCTCGCCGCCCCGGACCCGGCCGAGGCGCGGGCCGGCCTCAACGCCTGCATCCAGTACGCCGAGGAGGAGGCCTGGTTCTACAGCGCGGACGAGGCGGGCCAGCTGAACTTCTTCCCGCACACCATCTCGCGCACGGGGACCTACCTGAGCAAGGAGGCCGGCGTACCGGTCGGCACCCCGCTCGCGTACCTCATCGCGCCGCCCCTGGAGGCGACCTTCGCCCTCGACGCGGCGGTGAAGGCGGCCGACGTGGAGATGGCGCTGTGGTGGGCGCCGCCCTCGGAGACCAACTTCTCCGGCGGGCTGCTCTCCGGCAGCCAGAGCGCGTGCCGGGCGGCGTGCGCCGCCTTCCAGGACGCCGTCCTCACCGTCGCCCGCGACCCCCGGACCTACTGACCACCCCTGACACCTCTGACCACGGAGCGCACCGTGACCGACGACCTCGACCCCGACCTCCGGTCCATCCAGGAGGCCCGCGACCGCGCCGTGGCGGCGCGCGAGGCGCAGCGCGCCTTCCAGCACGCCGAGCAGGCCGACGTCGACCGGATCTGCGCGGCCATGGCCGACGCCGCCTTCGCGGCGGCCGGGCGGCTCGGCGCCCTGGCCTGCGAGGAGACCGGGTACGGCGTCGCGGCGCACAAGCGGATCAAGAACGAGTTCGCGAGCCGGGACGTGTGGGCCTCGATCCGGGACGTGCCCACCTGCGGGGTGCTGCGCAGGGACGAGGAGCACCGCATCGTCGAGATCGGCTGGCCGGTCGGGGTCGTCGCCGCCCTGTGCCCGTCGACCAACCCGACGTCGACGGCGATCTTCAAGACGCTGATCGCCGTCAAGGCGCGCAACGCGATCGTGGTCGCGCCCCACCCCACGGCCGTCGGGTGCACCGCCGAGACGGTCCGGGTGATGGCCGAGGCCGGCGAGGCCGCGGGCATGCCGGCCGGGCTGGTCTCCTCGCTGCGCACGGTGAGCCTGCCCGGCACGCACGAGCTGATGGAGCACTACGCGACCTCGCTCGTCCTGGCCACCGGCGGCACCCCGATGGTCCGCGCCGCCCACAGCGTCGGCAAGCCCGCGCTCGGCGTCGGTCCCGGCAACGTCCCGGCGTACGTCGACCGCAGCGCCGACGTGCCGCGTGCGGCCGCCGACATCGTCGACTCCAAGGCCTTCGACGCCTCCACCATCTGCGCCACCGAGCAGACCGTCGTCGCGGACCGGCCGATCGCCGCACAGCTGCGCGCCGAGATGCGGGCGCAGGGCGCCCACTGGCTCACCCCCGACCACGCGGCCCGGCTCGGCGAGCTGATGTTCCGGCCCAGCGGCCTGCTGGACCCGCGCTTCGTCGGCCGCTCGCCGCAGCGGATCGGCGAGATCGCGGGGATCCCGGTCCCGGCGGACGCGCGGGTGCTCGTCGCCGACCTCGGCGGCGTCGGGCCGGCCCACCCGCTCTCCCGCGAGAAGCTGACCACCGTGCTCGGGTTCGTCGAGGAGGACGGCTGGCGCGCCGGGTGCGACCGCTGCATCGAGCTGCTCCGCTTCGGCGGCGACGGCCACTCGCTGGTCGTCCATGCCACGGACGAGGAGGTCATCCTGGCCTTCGGGATCGAGAAGCCCGCCTTCCGGATCCTGGTC harbors:
- the eutL gene encoding ethanolamine utilization microcompartment protein EutL; translation: MGVLDPVKPTILAARLIPNVHPGFAAKLDLKPEHRSLALVTCDIDDSLYVSLDEATKKADVEVVYAHSFYAGSGYPSGPLSGEIIGILAAPDPAEARAGLNACIQYAEEEAWFYSADEAGQLNFFPHTISRTGTYLSKEAGVPVGTPLAYLIAPPLEATFALDAAVKAADVEMALWWAPPSETNFSGGLLSGSQSACRAACAAFQDAVLTVARDPRTY
- a CDS encoding aldehyde dehydrogenase family protein, producing the protein MTDDLDPDLRSIQEARDRAVAAREAQRAFQHAEQADVDRICAAMADAAFAAAGRLGALACEETGYGVAAHKRIKNEFASRDVWASIRDVPTCGVLRRDEEHRIVEIGWPVGVVAALCPSTNPTSTAIFKTLIAVKARNAIVVAPHPTAVGCTAETVRVMAEAGEAAGMPAGLVSSLRTVSLPGTHELMEHYATSLVLATGGTPMVRAAHSVGKPALGVGPGNVPAYVDRSADVPRAAADIVDSKAFDASTICATEQTVVADRPIAAQLRAEMRAQGAHWLTPDHAARLGELMFRPSGLLDPRFVGRSPQRIGEIAGIPVPADARVLVADLGGVGPAHPLSREKLTTVLGFVEEDGWRAGCDRCIELLRFGGDGHSLVVHATDEEVILAFGIEKPAFRILVNTWGTLGAIGATTGLAPSMTLSPGGLGGAVVSDNISVRHLLNVKRLAYETRRPPEQARGRPAAPAATTREERADGALADVDLIARVVREVLAQTRPKEKESR
- a CDS encoding ethanolamine ammonia-lyase subunit EutB produces the protein MILRTKLFGTTFEFADVKELLAKANEEKSGDRQAGIAAGSAAERVAARYVLAEVPLSVIRENPAVPYDEDEVTRVIDDGINEAIYDEVKGWTMGDFREWLLDDHTTGDMIRRVSNALTGEMVAGVTKLMSNLDLIHAAGKIQVTAHCNNTIGLRGTLASRNQPNHPTDSVEGIRATLYEGLSFGSGDSVIGINPSDDSVGSVARLLEMTYDVIQKWEIPTQNCVLAHVTTQMEAMRQGAPVGLVFQSLAGSQKAMEAFGVGVAMIDEAYAMAQKHCWTAGPNYLYFETGQGTALSADAHYGADQLVMEARIYGMARRWKPFQVNTVVGFIGPEYLYDAVQITRAGLEDHFMGKLTGISMGCDACYTNHAKATQNDIENLAVLLSAAGCNYFMGVPMGDDAMLSYQCTSYHDAPSLRQTLGLRPLPEFEAWMEGLGLIRDGRLTDQAGDASFFLAR
- the eutC gene encoding ethanolamine ammonia-lyase subunit EutC, coding for MTSTDPSATADIDALVRAVLRELGHAGGAPLAAEAPAAGPAAAAATGPEELVIDLPDPTEESARRRIGVEDPADPEGLRNLCAATTARLGVGRAGPRPRTASLLLFEADHGVTQDAIYGEVPEELKERMGLFTVRTQVSDRGEYLLRPDLGRRLSPEARATIEERCTKHPDVQICVGDGLSAAAIENNLPDIYPVIEQGLRAAGLSVGTPFFIENCRVGVMNEVNTIIDARLVLLLIGERPGLGIADALSAYMGFHPEPGKTDAERDLVCMITVNGGTNPLEAGAYVVELVEKTLQYGASGVELRQRSATTA